The Pradoshia eiseniae DNA window AAAGCCTGTGCAAATTCAGGAACATCGCTCGTCACTGTCGCTCCAGCCCCTACCACAGCCCATTGCCCAATTTCCACATCCGGAATGACGGTTGCATTCGCGCCAACCAGCACACCCTCCCTTACCTTGACCCCACTCGTCAAACAGGCTTTTGATGAAATATGGGCAAAATCGCTTAAGCGGCAATTATGTTCAACGACAGAGGCCGTATTAATGATTCCATGCTTGCCGACCTTCGCCTCCGCATTAACGATTGCCCCAGGCATCACCACTGTGCCTGCTCCAATCTCAGCACTCGGGCTTACGATGGCATGTGTGGAAATGACCGATGTATAACAATCATCCGCAAGGTTCAATCGCTTAACCACTGACTTTCTCGTCAAATTGTCAGCAACCGTAATGACCAGTTTCCCACAATACACATGTCTTAAAACTGACCGAGCCGCACTAATCGGTCCATAATAAATATCCCCCCTCTTGACCAGCTTTTTATACCGATCATCCAAGTAAGCGGCAATCCTGCTTGGGGCTGCACTCTCAATCATCTCCTGAATAACCCTGCTATGTCCGCCATCCCCAACTAATATATAATTCACCTATGCCCCACTCCTCGAATACGAGCGGACTCATCATAATAAAACACAGTCGCCTGCCTCCTTTGTTTAACTCCCTCTGATGCTAAAACCCTGCCACTCCAGATTGATTGCAGATTCCACACTTCCCCACTATCAAAGCGAAAATGAGAATATCAGCGGATGTCCCACTTAGATGTCATGCAATCACCCAGGTAATGGTTTATGTACGTTAATCTAAAGGTTACTTATTATTCTTCCTACCCTACTTTTGATTTAATCATTCGGGATACCAGTCTGAACTATGTTGAAAAGTATAATCTGTTTCTTCCATTGTAAAGCTGAACCACAACCGCCTATATATTCGGTTAGTTCGTGCAACCTAACAATGGATCAGAAGGAATATCCTTATTATAAATCAAATAGAATGCCTTGTTGTCATAGGAAAAATAATTCTGCAAGATAGTTCTGTGTATCGTTATGATTATCAGCTGTCTCGTTAAAAACATGATTCAGGAAAGACTGGAGCGGACCTCTATGCAAGTACATCTTTATGTTTTTTTGTTCTTGATTAAGACCGAACAAAGCGAGAATATCACTGCGGGCGAAGCTGCATAGCTACCCTTGAATTC harbors:
- a CDS encoding acetyltransferase, with protein sequence MNYILVGDGGHSRVIQEMIESAAPSRIAAYLDDRYKKLVKRGDIYYGPISAARSVLRHVYCGKLVITVADNLTRKSVVKRLNLADDCYTSVISTHAIVSPSAEIGAGTVVMPGAIVNAEAKVGKHGIINTASVVEHNCRLSDFAHISSKACLTSGVKVREGVLVGANATVIPDVEIGQWAVVGAGATVTSDVPEFAQALGVPAKVVNQEKGGGFNAYMSF